The DNA window GGCGCTGGCCGACAAGGGGTGGCGACAGGCGATCACCGACGATCCGCATCTGCGCGCGGGCCTGTCGACCCACGAAGGACAGCTGACATCATCGCCGGTGGGCGAGGCGTTGGGCATCGGGGCGATTCCGGCCGACGATCTTCTGGCCGGCTGAACGGCGAGGACGTGCCGTCAGACGGCCGAACGGCCGGCCAGAAGATCGCGGATCTGGGCCAGCAATTCCTCTTGCGTCGGACCTGCGGGCGCGTCCTCGATCTCTTCGCGGCGCATGGTGATGTCGCGGGCGCGGTTGACCGCCTTGACCAGCAGGAACACCACCCAGGCCACGATCAGAAAGTTCAGCACCGCCATCAGGAAAGCGCCATAGGCGAAGATCGCCGCCCCGGATGCGCGCGCAACCTCGAGGCTGGCTCCGTCCGGGACGTTGCCCGACAGCACCAGATACTTGTTCGTGAAATCGATCCCGCCGGTGAACAGCCCGATGATCGGGTTGATCAGATCGTCGACCATCGAGCCGACGATCGCGGTGAACGCCGCACCGATGATGATGCCGACGGCCATGTCCATGACATTGCCGCGGGCGATGAACTGCCTGAATTCCTTCAGCATGAAACCTGCCATCCCCATGAAACGCGCGCTTGGGCGCAACAGGATGGGATGCTAGATCGCTTTGCCGGTTCGGCCAAGCGTTCGACCGTCGCGGATGGGGCAACCCGCGCATTTTCAGCCGGGGCGCGGCAATTTTGCCGAAATATCAGCGTGCCGGCACAACCGGAACGAAAGCCTGAACCGCCGCGACACGCCCAGGCAGCGATGCGTCAGGTCGGCGGGCCGTATCGGGACGGCCCGCCGACATGCCATATCCGGCCTGGCCGTGCCCTAGCCTTCCAGCTTGGACTCGATCACCGCCTTCAGATCCTCCCACGGCTGGTTCATCACCTTCTCGCCGCCGATCACGAAGGTCGGTGTCGCGTCGATGCCGTCTTCGGTCGCGTTTTTCTGGAAGGTCGCGATCAGCTGTTCGGCCTTGGCGCTGTCGTCCCAGCACGCGGTCATC is part of the Paracoccus stylophorae genome and encodes:
- the mscL gene encoding large conductance mechanosensitive channel protein MscL — translated: MLKEFRQFIARGNVMDMAVGIIIGAAFTAIVGSMVDDLINPIIGLFTGGIDFTNKYLVLSGNVPDGASLEVARASGAAIFAYGAFLMAVLNFLIVAWVVFLLVKAVNRARDITMRREEIEDAPAGPTQEELLAQIRDLLAGRSAV